From Thiomicrospira sp. XS5, one genomic window encodes:
- the cysM gene encoding cysteine synthase CysM gives MYKTLMDTVGNTPLVRVQRMVHPDTNSVVLAKLEGNNPAGSVKDRPAINMIRQAEKRGEIQPGDTLIEATSGNTGIALAMAAALMGYRLKLIMPDNMSMERRASMAAYGAELILVSKETGMEGARDLAKNMQASGEGFVLDQFANPDNPMAHYQSTGPEIWHGTSGEITHFVSAMGTTGTIMGTSMYLKEQSEAVQIVGVQPTEGSSIPGIRRWPKEYLPDIYDDRRIDRVIDMSQTLAEETMRAMAVQEGIFAGVSSGGAMAAALQIARETENATIVTIVCDRGDRYLSTNVFSEGKVTHHNAPSA, from the coding sequence ATGTATAAGACCTTAATGGATACAGTGGGCAATACGCCTTTGGTTCGAGTGCAGCGCATGGTGCATCCGGACACCAACAGTGTGGTTTTGGCGAAGCTGGAAGGAAATAATCCGGCGGGGTCGGTCAAGGATCGTCCGGCCATCAATATGATCCGCCAGGCGGAAAAACGTGGTGAGATTCAGCCCGGCGATACGTTGATTGAAGCCACCAGCGGCAATACCGGCATTGCGCTGGCCATGGCCGCCGCCTTGATGGGCTACCGCTTGAAATTGATTATGCCGGATAATATGTCGATGGAGCGCCGCGCTTCGATGGCCGCTTACGGGGCGGAATTGATTCTGGTGTCGAAAGAAACCGGCATGGAAGGCGCGCGGGATTTGGCGAAAAACATGCAAGCGTCGGGCGAGGGCTTTGTGTTGGACCAGTTTGCGAACCCGGACAACCCAATGGCGCATTACCAGTCCACCGGCCCGGAAATCTGGCATGGCACCAGTGGCGAAATCACGCACTTTGTCAGCGCCATGGGCACTACCGGGACCATTATGGGCACGTCCATGTATTTAAAAGAGCAGTCCGAAGCGGTACAAATTGTCGGTGTTCAACCGACTGAAGGTTCATCCATTCCGGGGATTCGTCGCTGGCCGAAAGAATATTTGCCGGACATTTACGATGACCGTCGCATCGACCGGGTAATCGATATGTCGCAGACATTGGCGGAAGAGACCATGCGTGCCATGGCCGTGCAGGAAGGGATTTTTGCTGGCGTGTCTTCGGGCGGCGCTATGGCGGCAGCTTTGCAAATCGCCCGTGAAACCGAGAATGCGACCATCGTGACGATTGTATGTGATCGTGGCGATCGTTATTTATCCACTAATGTGTTTTCCGAAGGGAAAGTGACGCATCATAACGCGCCCAGCGCTTAA
- a CDS encoding prenyltransferase yields MFKQAGTVLQAMRLPFLQLTLAMMLLVSAIATYEGFEWSLPLFFLICVAALAAHLSVNLLNEFEDFESGLDLQTDKTPFSGGSGGLPANPAAAESVAAAGYFFLGMVISLGGFFVYLRDWSILPLGLLGVVLIVTYTSRITRYPWLCLIAPGLAFGPFMVVGGFMVLTGEFSWLAFWVSWIPFLLVNNLLLLNQFPDEAADRRLGRFNIIMRLGREGGLRVFKSFLVLSYLALAYLIIDGWLPYQAAFGFLSLLLVVPLWQKLRTPAQDLIQLTPALGINVAVVVLMPVLIAIGLYQGLS; encoded by the coding sequence ATGTTCAAGCAAGCGGGTACCGTTCTGCAAGCCATGCGCCTGCCGTTTTTGCAGCTGACTCTGGCGATGATGCTGTTGGTGTCGGCCATTGCCACCTACGAAGGGTTCGAGTGGTCTTTGCCGTTGTTTTTCTTGATTTGTGTGGCGGCGCTGGCGGCGCATTTGAGCGTGAATCTGCTTAACGAATTCGAGGATTTTGAGTCCGGTTTGGATTTGCAGACCGATAAAACGCCGTTCAGTGGCGGCAGTGGCGGGCTTCCGGCGAACCCCGCCGCCGCGGAATCGGTGGCGGCGGCCGGGTATTTCTTTTTAGGAATGGTGATCAGTCTTGGCGGTTTTTTCGTGTACTTGCGCGATTGGTCGATTTTGCCGCTGGGGTTGCTCGGCGTAGTGTTGATTGTGACTTATACCTCGCGCATCACACGGTACCCTTGGTTGTGCTTGATTGCGCCAGGCCTGGCGTTTGGCCCGTTTATGGTGGTGGGCGGTTTTATGGTGCTGACCGGTGAATTCAGTTGGCTGGCATTTTGGGTGTCGTGGATTCCATTTTTGTTGGTCAATAATCTGTTATTGTTGAACCAGTTCCCAGACGAAGCGGCGGACCGGCGCCTGGGGCGTTTCAATATCATCATGCGACTGGGCCGGGAAGGCGGCTTACGGGTCTTTAAAAGCTTTCTGGTACTGAGTTATCTGGCGCTGGCGTATCTGATTATTGACGGCTGGTTGCCGTATCAAGCCGCCTTCGGCTTTTTGTCGCTGCTGTTGGTGGTGCCTTTGTGGCAGAAATTGCGCACACCCGCTCAGGATTTAATACAATTGACGCCTGCATTGGGAATCAATGTGGCGGTGGTGGTGTTGATGCCGGTTTTGATTGCGATTGGCCTTTATCAAGGCTTGTCTTAA
- a CDS encoding glutathione S-transferase family protein, producing the protein MANATPEKMELISFKLCPFVQRAVIVLKKKQVDFELTFIDLSNPPEWFESLSPLGKVPVLKVGKEVLFESMVIQEYVDEVTPPSLHPKDPLKKAMNRAWMTFGDDLNILQFKMAHATDQAAFESFRDEINGKLARLESVHSGQSFFNGEDFCLIDAAYAPFFMRLSLMKNVCSIDFLDGFPKMQAWSKALLSQDCVTESVVPELSSMYQNMIRNVEDGYLASIA; encoded by the coding sequence ATGGCGAACGCGACACCGGAAAAAATGGAGTTAATCAGTTTCAAACTTTGCCCATTCGTACAAAGAGCAGTGATTGTTTTGAAAAAGAAACAAGTCGATTTTGAGTTGACGTTTATCGACCTGAGCAATCCTCCGGAATGGTTTGAAAGCCTGTCACCGTTAGGAAAAGTGCCGGTGCTCAAGGTCGGGAAAGAGGTGTTGTTCGAGTCCATGGTGATCCAGGAGTATGTGGACGAAGTGACGCCACCATCCTTACACCCGAAAGATCCGCTGAAAAAAGCCATGAACCGAGCCTGGATGACATTTGGCGACGATTTGAATATCTTACAATTCAAAATGGCACATGCCACCGATCAAGCGGCGTTTGAATCTTTCCGGGATGAAATCAATGGAAAGTTGGCGCGCCTGGAAAGCGTTCACAGTGGTCAGTCGTTTTTTAATGGTGAAGATTTCTGTTTGATTGATGCCGCTTATGCGCCGTTCTTTATGCGATTATCGTTGATGAAAAATGTCTGTTCCATTGATTTTCTAGACGGTTTTCCGAAGATGCAGGCCTGGTCGAAAGCGTTGTTATCGCAGGACTGTGTGACCGAGTCGGTGGTGCCGGAGTTGTCGAGCATGTACCAAAACATGATTCGCAATGTTGAAGATGGTTATTTGGCGTCAATCGCATAA
- a CDS encoding DsrE family protein, whose protein sequence is MRNSTMYLFRALWLSLVWTISVQGVQAVQAEPPPDVHPQVETLLAQPSAPDGVVFDIETLDANALTNLAPYVRKQIRLIRERFPAVDIAVVSHGAEEFALQKQAQSNNAALHETFRQLTASDGVSVHVCGAVGGLKGLTREDFPDFVSYSESGMAQLNDYKALGYQVITIRQLSDSERKSLFDTPKRFIHP, encoded by the coding sequence ATGCGGAATTCAACCATGTACCTGTTTCGAGCTCTCTGGCTTTCCCTGGTTTGGACCATCAGCGTCCAAGGTGTTCAAGCCGTTCAAGCGGAACCGCCCCCTGACGTGCATCCGCAAGTCGAAACCCTTTTGGCTCAACCTTCTGCGCCAGATGGCGTGGTGTTCGACATTGAAACCCTAGACGCCAATGCCTTAACCAACTTGGCCCCTTACGTGCGCAAACAAATTCGCTTGATTCGGGAACGCTTCCCGGCGGTGGATATTGCGGTGGTCAGCCACGGTGCGGAAGAGTTTGCCTTGCAAAAACAGGCGCAATCCAACAATGCGGCCTTGCATGAGACCTTTCGTCAACTCACCGCATCCGACGGCGTTTCCGTTCATGTTTGCGGTGCGGTTGGTGGTTTAAAAGGGCTGACGCGGGAAGATTTTCCCGATTTTGTCAGCTATTCCGAATCCGGCATGGCACAACTCAATGATTACAAGGCGCTGGGGTATCAGGTCATTACCATTCGTCAGTTATCCGATTCGGAGCGTAAATCGTTATTCGATACTCCGAAAAGGTTCATTCATCCATAA
- a CDS encoding YfhL family 4Fe-4S dicluster ferredoxin, protein MALKILEGCTNCDMCEPECPNQAIYYGEKIYEINPDLCTECVGYYDTPTCVSVCPVDCIITDPERVEDQDTLMKKFEHLVLSDKI, encoded by the coding sequence ATGGCCTTGAAAATACTGGAAGGGTGCACCAATTGCGATATGTGCGAACCGGAATGCCCGAACCAAGCGATTTATTACGGCGAAAAAATCTACGAAATCAATCCTGATTTGTGTACGGAATGTGTGGGGTATTACGATACCCCGACGTGCGTCAGCGTCTGCCCGGTGGATTGTATTATCACCGATCCAGAACGGGTCGAGGATCAAGACACCTTAATGAAGAAATTCGAACACCTAGTCTTAAGCGACAAAATTTAA
- the yegQ gene encoding tRNA 5-hydroxyuridine modification protein YegQ, giving the protein MKADNFKPELLSPAGTYKNMEYAFAYGADAVYAGQPRYSLRVRNNEFDEETLDKGIKRAHELGKKFYVVSNIAAHNAKIKTYMRDIAPIIAMKPDALIMSDPGLIAMVRAEYPEQEIHLSVQSNAVNWATVKFWHDQGISRVVLSRELSIQEIREIGEAVPGMELEVFVHGALCIAYSGRCLLSGYINKRDANQGTCTNACRWNYNTYEGQEDETGDVVGVPIEQVANITDLTGAETEMPDVTIGAGKPTDQMMLLEEEGRPGEYMPAYEDEHGTYIMNSKDLRAVELIPELVDMGVDSLKIEGRTKSHYYVARTAQVYRKAIDDAAAGKPFDQNLLSDLESLASRGYTEGFLRRHVHSEYQNYEYGVSKSDRQRFVGEVVDVVERDGKSLLEIDVKNKFCLGDSLEIMTPAGNVTLNLADMQDHHDKPVECALGSGWRVRIPNPFKNLDLETLRFGLVMRNEAWGGDLKRDAAAREAKAVKDAADASV; this is encoded by the coding sequence TTGAAAGCAGACAACTTTAAACCGGAATTACTCTCGCCTGCCGGGACCTACAAAAACATGGAATACGCCTTTGCTTATGGCGCGGATGCGGTTTACGCCGGTCAGCCGCGTTACAGCCTGCGCGTGCGTAATAATGAATTCGACGAAGAAACCCTGGATAAGGGCATCAAGCGTGCGCACGAATTAGGTAAAAAATTCTATGTGGTCAGTAATATCGCGGCGCATAACGCCAAAATCAAAACCTATATGCGCGATATCGCTCCGATCATCGCCATGAAACCGGACGCCTTGATTATGTCCGACCCGGGCTTGATTGCGATGGTGCGGGCGGAATATCCGGAACAGGAAATCCATTTATCGGTGCAGTCCAATGCGGTTAACTGGGCCACGGTGAAGTTTTGGCACGACCAAGGCATCAGTCGAGTGGTGCTATCGCGCGAATTGTCGATTCAGGAAATCCGTGAAATCGGCGAAGCGGTGCCGGGCATGGAGCTGGAAGTGTTCGTGCATGGCGCTTTGTGCATCGCTTATTCCGGGCGTTGTTTGCTGTCCGGTTATATCAACAAGCGTGATGCCAACCAAGGCACTTGCACCAATGCCTGTCGTTGGAACTATAACACTTACGAAGGCCAGGAAGATGAAACGGGCGACGTAGTGGGGGTTCCCATTGAGCAGGTGGCGAATATCACCGATCTGACCGGCGCTGAAACAGAGATGCCGGATGTGACCATTGGGGCCGGGAAACCGACCGACCAAATGATGTTGTTGGAAGAGGAAGGGCGCCCGGGCGAATATATGCCGGCGTACGAAGATGAGCACGGCACTTATATCATGAATTCCAAGGACCTGCGTGCGGTGGAATTGATTCCGGAATTGGTCGATATGGGCGTGGATTCGTTGAAGATCGAAGGACGCACTAAGTCGCATTATTATGTGGCGCGCACCGCGCAGGTTTATCGTAAAGCCATCGACGATGCGGCGGCCGGCAAGCCCTTTGATCAAAACTTATTGAGCGATCTGGAAAGCCTGGCAAGCCGTGGGTATACCGAAGGTTTCTTGCGTCGTCATGTGCATTCCGAATATCAAAACTACGAATATGGCGTGTCCAAATCCGACCGTCAGCGTTTTGTTGGGGAAGTGGTCGATGTCGTTGAGCGTGACGGTAAGAGCTTGCTGGAAATTGACGTGAAGAACAAATTCTGCCTGGGCGATTCGCTGGAAATCATGACGCCGGCCGGCAACGTGACACTGAACCTGGCGGACATGCAGGATCATCACGATAAGCCGGTTGAATGTGCGTTGGGCTCCGGTTGGCGCGTGCGCATTCCGAATCCGTTTAAAAATTTGGATTTGGAAACCTTGCGTTTCGGTTTGGTGATGCGCAACGAAGCCTGGGGCGGGGACTTGAAGCGGGATGCGGCGGCACGTGAAGCGAAGGCGGTAAAAGATGCAGCCGACGCTTCGGTTTAA
- a CDS encoding DNA-deoxyinosine glycosylase, with the protein MSSCSGFAPILPENPTIMILGTMPSVASLEEAFYYAHPRNAFWPILAEAFQQPIETVEQKIVLCRQHAILLWDVLAFCERSGSLDSAIKQPEANDFESLFKRFPDLKTVLFNGKAAQNLFEKQVMKKQSLPDDLVFHSLPSTSPANAQLSFENKRVLWHQTLEQTGVK; encoded by the coding sequence ATGTCCAGTTGTTCCGGCTTTGCGCCCATTCTGCCTGAAAACCCGACAATCATGATTCTGGGCACCATGCCCAGTGTGGCGTCCTTGGAAGAAGCGTTTTATTACGCCCATCCGCGCAATGCCTTCTGGCCGATTCTGGCGGAAGCCTTCCAACAACCGATTGAAACGGTCGAGCAGAAAATCGTCTTGTGCCGACAGCACGCGATTTTGCTTTGGGATGTGTTGGCGTTTTGCGAGCGGTCCGGCAGTTTGGATTCGGCCATCAAACAGCCGGAAGCCAATGATTTCGAATCGCTTTTTAAGCGCTTTCCCGATTTGAAAACGGTGCTGTTTAACGGCAAAGCCGCCCAAAACCTGTTTGAAAAGCAGGTGATGAAAAAACAATCCTTACCGGACGACTTGGTGTTTCATTCGCTTCCCTCCACCAGTCCGGCCAATGCGCAATTATCCTTTGAAAATAAAAGGGTTTTATGGCATCAAACACTTGAACAAACCGGAGTAAAATAG
- a CDS encoding peroxiredoxin: MENQEAQVISLPRLNEPAPAFDAVTTAGRKTLEDYKGKWLILFSHPADFTPVCTTEFMAFQARKPQFDELNCELLGLSIDSHHSHNAWVLNIKEKFGVDIEFPIIADLDMKVATSYGMIHPGAADTSAVRATFIIDPEGVLRAMMYYPMSNGRSMDEFVRIVKAMQTSDANACATPEAWQPGDKVIVPPPSTTEEAKERMASGEYECVDFYFCKKSI, translated from the coding sequence ATGGAAAACCAAGAAGCACAAGTTATTTCTCTACCTCGTTTGAATGAACCCGCTCCGGCTTTTGATGCGGTTACAACGGCTGGCCGTAAAACGCTTGAAGACTACAAAGGGAAATGGTTGATCCTTTTCTCTCACCCAGCGGATTTCACGCCGGTTTGTACCACTGAGTTTATGGCGTTCCAAGCGCGTAAGCCACAGTTTGACGAATTGAACTGCGAACTTTTGGGTCTTTCCATTGACTCACACCATTCGCATAACGCTTGGGTGTTGAACATCAAAGAAAAATTCGGTGTGGACATTGAATTCCCAATCATCGCTGACCTGGATATGAAAGTCGCGACATCTTACGGGATGATTCACCCGGGTGCGGCTGATACGTCTGCTGTACGTGCTACCTTCATCATCGATCCGGAAGGAGTTTTGCGTGCTATGATGTATTATCCGATGAGCAACGGTCGTTCTATGGACGAATTCGTGCGCATCGTGAAAGCCATGCAAACCTCTGACGCGAATGCCTGTGCGACGCCGGAAGCTTGGCAGCCAGGCGATAAAGTCATCGTTCCACCGCCTTCCACAACGGAAGAAGCGAAAGAGCGCATGGCCTCTGGTGAGTACGAGTGTGTCGATTTCTACTTCTGTAAAAAATCCATCTAA
- the rimO gene encoding 30S ribosomal protein S12 methylthiotransferase RimO has protein sequence MSQQNPTVGIVSLGCPKATVDSERILTQLKAEGYHLTNAYDEADTVIVNTCGFIDSAVQESLDTIGEALEENGKVIVTGCLGGKDDNQIKEVHPKVLAVSGPAAYEDVLTAVHDVIAPPAHDPFVDLVPPQGIKLTPKHFAYLKISEGCNHRCTFCIIPSMRGDLVSRPASDVVAEAKRLKEAGVKELLVVSQDTAAYGVDVKYKTDFADGRPTKTSMLGLAEALGELGIWVRLHYVYPYPNVEEVIPLMAQGKILPYLDMPLQHADPEILKAMKRPGNVDKTLERIQKWREQVPDLTIRSTFIVGFPGETEEQFQNLLDFIAEARLDRVGCFQYSPVEGAVANELAEPVPDEVKQERFDRFMQLQQQISAEKMQAKIGRTMQVLVDEVDEEGAIARSQADAPEIDGLVFIPEGHHLNPGDFIDVEIFAADEYDLWGSPVGEFTLQEASYVELG, from the coding sequence ATGTCGCAACAGAACCCAACCGTTGGCATCGTGAGTTTGGGGTGTCCGAAGGCTACCGTTGATTCGGAGCGGATTCTCACCCAACTAAAGGCGGAAGGCTATCATCTAACCAACGCTTATGACGAGGCGGATACGGTCATCGTCAATACTTGTGGGTTTATCGACAGCGCTGTGCAGGAATCGCTGGACACCATTGGGGAAGCCTTGGAGGAAAACGGTAAAGTCATCGTTACCGGCTGTTTGGGTGGAAAAGACGATAACCAAATCAAGGAAGTTCACCCGAAAGTTTTGGCGGTTTCCGGTCCGGCGGCTTATGAAGACGTTTTGACAGCCGTGCATGATGTGATTGCGCCTCCGGCACACGATCCGTTTGTGGATTTGGTGCCGCCGCAGGGCATTAAGTTGACGCCGAAGCATTTCGCCTATCTGAAGATTTCCGAAGGCTGTAATCACCGTTGTACCTTTTGCATTATCCCGTCAATGCGCGGTGATTTGGTCAGCCGCCCAGCGTCGGACGTGGTGGCGGAAGCCAAACGTTTGAAAGAGGCTGGCGTCAAGGAGTTACTGGTGGTGTCACAAGACACGGCGGCTTATGGCGTGGACGTCAAATATAAAACCGATTTCGCCGACGGCCGCCCGACCAAAACTTCCATGCTTGGCTTGGCCGAAGCGCTGGGTGAATTAGGGATTTGGGTGCGTTTGCATTATGTTTATCCATACCCGAATGTCGAAGAGGTGATTCCGCTGATGGCTCAGGGCAAAATCTTGCCGTATCTCGACATGCCGTTACAGCATGCCGATCCAGAGATTCTGAAAGCCATGAAACGTCCGGGGAACGTCGATAAAACTCTGGAGCGTATTCAGAAGTGGCGTGAACAGGTCCCGGACTTGACCATTCGTTCCACCTTTATCGTCGGGTTCCCCGGAGAAACCGAGGAGCAGTTTCAGAACCTACTGGATTTCATTGCCGAAGCACGTTTGGACCGTGTGGGTTGTTTCCAGTATTCGCCGGTGGAAGGTGCCGTGGCCAATGAATTGGCGGAACCGGTGCCGGACGAGGTCAAGCAGGAGCGGTTCGATCGTTTCATGCAACTGCAGCAGCAAATCAGTGCCGAGAAGATGCAAGCCAAAATCGGCCGGACCATGCAGGTGTTGGTGGACGAGGTGGATGAAGAGGGTGCGATTGCACGCTCGCAAGCGGATGCGCCAGAAATTGACGGCCTGGTGTTTATTCCAGAAGGACATCACCTGAACCCCGGTGACTTTATAGATGTGGAAATCTTTGCGGCCGACGAGTATGATTTATGGGGTAGCCCTGTGGGTGAGTTTACGCTTCAAGAAGCCTCTTATGTCGAATTGGGGTGA
- a CDS encoding TonB-dependent siderophore receptor: MMKLKPLPAALLSALFMTSAPSTVFADKTVNLDAITVSGNQTNDRENKIVQIKDDIVQTEVISAKRIQQKQAGNLAEAIRDEPGVRVSTECSMCGVKRIQLNGLKGEHTTLMINDVPNSSIVEGFYGFDAIPMAGVTSIEIARGAGASLIAPGAIGGVINVVTAKPNKDSLSADFSWGNQDYHKYQVVGTKVSSDNDTQILVAAQSDNIDQYDEDNNDVNESPSLTNQSLVAQVWHQFTAKDQISFRITDLQSEVFGGPMVGSYLATSRQDARSQQPGTSPGFVDNNVNNKPSATSTARDFLENIELTKQAYTGKWFHDFSADTQSRVTASYVDSSMDAIYEPTTYKADQDIYYFDARVDHFINAEHALTVGMDSKQDKMKSKSTGGTQPANDSYNQNNYGLYIRDIWTPTNRLEISLALRADQINVKFTDQDRKFNDTVLAPRVHIQYDHNFNWTSRLSAGQGYRVPLQFFEADHGILDDGFAVDVDKLEKSNSVRYALAFESAQTIFETSYSWTEVSNLTTIDTENYAQPTLVNTSGEGVVQHADISASYQIDGHWSVGATLEGFFYDKKYRSTFGVIPIEERLRLMVDYIGHGWEANVTATGIGERNYKDYTGAAYYDHYNQAGGVDSKGTHSPAFMTVDMQISKDITRHWTVYAGANNLFDYTQTSDGDSPLFYDGANAGSEDWDVGHIWGPLRGRLVYGGVRANF, encoded by the coding sequence ATGATGAAACTTAAGCCATTACCCGCCGCTCTTTTAAGCGCGCTTTTCATGACCTCTGCCCCTTCTACGGTCTTTGCCGATAAGACCGTTAATTTAGATGCCATTACCGTTTCCGGAAACCAGACGAACGACCGGGAAAACAAAATCGTTCAAATCAAAGACGACATCGTTCAAACCGAAGTGATCAGTGCCAAAAGGATACAGCAGAAACAAGCCGGTAACCTAGCCGAAGCCATCCGAGACGAGCCTGGAGTTCGCGTCAGTACCGAATGCTCCATGTGTGGTGTTAAACGCATCCAGTTAAATGGTTTGAAAGGCGAACACACTACCCTGATGATTAATGACGTTCCCAACAGTTCTATCGTTGAAGGGTTTTACGGATTTGATGCCATTCCCATGGCAGGTGTAACTTCCATTGAAATCGCGCGCGGAGCCGGCGCATCACTCATTGCCCCTGGTGCAATCGGCGGTGTGATCAATGTGGTCACCGCCAAGCCGAATAAAGACAGCTTATCGGCGGACTTTTCATGGGGAAACCAGGACTACCATAAATATCAAGTGGTCGGTACCAAGGTCAGTAGCGATAATGACACGCAAATACTTGTGGCGGCTCAGTCCGACAACATCGACCAATATGACGAAGACAATAACGATGTCAACGAATCGCCGAGCCTGACAAATCAAAGTCTCGTTGCACAAGTCTGGCACCAATTCACCGCTAAGGACCAAATCAGTTTTAGAATCACCGATTTGCAATCCGAAGTCTTTGGTGGCCCAATGGTGGGCTCTTACCTGGCCACCTCACGACAAGATGCTCGCAGCCAGCAGCCTGGCACCAGCCCGGGATTTGTCGACAATAACGTCAACAACAAGCCTTCGGCGACCTCCACGGCCCGAGACTTTCTTGAAAACATCGAACTCACGAAGCAAGCTTATACCGGCAAATGGTTTCATGACTTCTCCGCCGACACCCAAAGCCGTGTGACCGCTTCCTATGTGGATTCCTCAATGGACGCGATTTACGAACCTACCACCTATAAAGCCGACCAGGACATCTACTATTTCGATGCGCGTGTGGATCATTTCATTAATGCCGAGCACGCTTTGACCGTTGGTATGGACTCCAAACAGGATAAGATGAAATCCAAATCCACCGGCGGCACCCAACCGGCGAATGACTCCTATAACCAAAACAACTACGGCTTGTATATTCGAGACATCTGGACACCGACCAACCGCTTGGAAATCTCCCTGGCACTTCGAGCCGACCAGATTAATGTGAAATTCACCGACCAAGATCGCAAGTTCAATGACACGGTCCTCGCACCCCGTGTTCATATCCAGTATGACCACAATTTCAACTGGACATCACGCCTGTCGGCCGGACAAGGTTACCGTGTACCGCTGCAGTTCTTCGAAGCCGACCACGGCATCTTGGACGATGGGTTTGCGGTTGACGTCGATAAACTGGAAAAATCCAACTCCGTTCGTTATGCCCTGGCATTCGAAAGCGCTCAAACCATCTTTGAAACCAGTTATTCCTGGACAGAAGTCAGCAACCTGACGACGATTGACACCGAAAATTACGCCCAGCCGACCTTGGTGAATACCTCCGGGGAAGGCGTTGTGCAACATGCTGACATCTCGGCGTCCTACCAAATTGACGGCCACTGGTCGGTCGGGGCGACGTTGGAAGGCTTCTTTTACGATAAAAAATACCGCAGCACCTTCGGCGTCATTCCAATCGAAGAACGTCTACGCCTGATGGTGGATTACATCGGCCACGGCTGGGAAGCGAATGTCACCGCAACCGGAATCGGCGAACGAAACTACAAAGACTATACCGGTGCCGCCTATTACGACCACTACAACCAAGCTGGCGGAGTTGACTCGAAAGGCACCCATTCACCGGCTTTTATGACCGTTGACATGCAAATCAGCAAAGACATCACCCGCCACTGGACCGTATATGCCGGTGCCAATAACCTATTCGACTACACGCAAACCAGTGACGGCGATTCACCGCTCTTCTATGACGGCGCCAATGCCGGCAGTGAAGATTGGGACGTAGGCCACATCTGGGGGCCACTGCGCGGCCGACTGGTTTACGGCGGGGTTCGAGCGAACTTCTAA